Genomic window (Streptomyces liliiviolaceus):
TGCCCTCCACCTCAAGGTCGCGCTCGCCGGTGCCGGTGACCCACTCGTAGTAGCCGTCGGCCGGTATGACACAGCGCCGGGAGGTGAAGGCGCGTCGGAACGAGGGCTTCTCGTGGACGGTCTCGGAGCGGGCGTTGATCATCCGGGCGCCGCCCTCGGGCGTCTTCGACCAGGAGGGGATCAGGCCCCACTTGAGGCGGCGCAGCTGACGGACCGGCGCGGGGTCCTCGGCGCCCTTGAGGGGACGGTCCAGGACGACGTAGACCTCTTTGGTCGGAGCCACGTTGAAATCGGGGTCCAGAGCGTCCTCCGGCTCCCACTTCTCGATCTCGAAGACTCCCGCGAGGTCTTCGGGCCCACGACTGGCCGCGTACCGTCCGCACATCTGAACCACCCCTCCGACCTGACGCAATCGTGAACCTACATCGTCGCAGTCACCGTCCCGACGGCTTCCGGGATCCCGCCCTGTTCCGGAGCGGTCAGAAGCGGCCAGTAGCGGTCCGGAGCGATTCACAGGTGTCTCCGGGCCTGCTCACAGCGGCCGAGGGTAGAGCAGATGTCCCGGACCGTTCCGGGGCTTCACTGCTGTGACCTGCGCCTCGGCCGTCAGGAACGATCCCCGCCCCTCCCGCGTCTCATCTACCGTCCGCTCATACATGTCAGACTGCCTGGCCCACCCGTAAACCCCTGCCGAAACCCCTGCCGACAGCGCACCGAGGGAGCCCGAGCCACCCATGGACAGCACCGCAGCCACCTCGCTGGCGACCGTCTGGGACGAGGTCTTCGGGAGCCAGCCCGACCCCGACACCTGGGTCGTGGTCGCCACGATGGCGGCCGCGCTGGCCGCGATCGTGCCGCACCCGGTGTGGCGGCTCTCGCGCAACGCGATCACCATCGCCCACGAGGGCGGCCACGGTCTGGTCGCGCTGCTCACGGGCCGCAGCCTCAGCGGCATCCGGCTGCACTCCGACACCAGCGGTCTCACCGTCAGCCGCGGCAAGCCGACCGGCCTCGGCATGATCCTCACGGCGGCCTCGGGCTACACGGCTCCCCCGCTGCTCGGCCTCGGCGGGGCCGCGCTGCTGGCGGCCGGCCACATCACCGCCCTGCTCTGGCTGGCGACCCTGCTGCTCGTGGCCATGCTGGTGATGATCCGCAACGCGTACGGGGCCCTCACGGTCCTCGTCACCGGCGGCACGTTCGTGGCGGTGTCCTGGCTGGCCGGTCCCCAGGTCCAGGCGGCGTTCGCGTACGCAGTCGTCTGGTTCCTGCTGCTCGGCGGGGTCCGCCCGGCCTTCGAACTCCAGGCCAAGCGCTCACGCGGCGGAGCGGGCGACTCGGACGCGGACCAGCTGTCACGCCTGACGCACATACCGGCGGGCCTGTGGCTGTTCCTCTTCCACGCGGTCTCCCTGTGCTCGCTCCTGGCAGGCGCCAACTGGCTGCTGGACCTGTAGGTCCGGAGGGGCGCGCGCCCCTCTGGACGGGGCGCGGCCCCTTCCCTGAGGGGCGCGGGGAACTGCGCGACAAGCCACACACGGCCCGCAGCCGCCCGACCACACCAGCCTCCCGAGCTCTCAGGCGCACCCCCCACCCCCCTCGGAGCGCACCACCGCTTTCGATCAAGATCTCCGCAAGGGGCGAACCCTTAAAGTGAGGGCATGCCCGTTAACCCCGCACTCACCGCCCTCTGGCCCGCCCCGCACGCGAGCGGAGCCGTCGACGCGACGGTCCACGTGCCCGGGTCCAAGTCGGTCACCAACCGCGCGCTCGTCCTCGCGGCACTCGCC
Coding sequences:
- a CDS encoding M50 family metallopeptidase, translating into MDSTAATSLATVWDEVFGSQPDPDTWVVVATMAAALAAIVPHPVWRLSRNAITIAHEGGHGLVALLTGRSLSGIRLHSDTSGLTVSRGKPTGLGMILTAASGYTAPPLLGLGGAALLAAGHITALLWLATLLLVAMLVMIRNAYGALTVLVTGGTFVAVSWLAGPQVQAAFAYAVVWFLLLGGVRPAFELQAKRSRGGAGDSDADQLSRLTHIPAGLWLFLFHAVSLCSLLAGANWLLDL